One window from the genome of Candidatus Zymogenus saltonus encodes:
- a CDS encoding PDZ domain-containing protein → MKSMRIFALLGIISILVLSPVYVASKTKTVSGIITSVEAGSGSVGTTIKINIGSNKKIKEGDLGWVTKGDEAIAYIKIISIHGNSAVAVVTVHQHIEKITSGLSVHFKVDIHDPKPKPKPDTKAELITKLGFTVENVTDSIAKYLGLPDTNGVIITHVKSGSIGSRLGLKKGFIIQKLNDSKIRNTADLKQAIKKVEKTGNYRFSIWHDGHSVTFVYNDLEKVKKDLDDEGYIGVVVQKINTEIAMSLKMENPRGVLISGIEPGSPADNVDLIECDVIIKYNDIEVNEPSDLVRLASNSKIGERVYITIIRHGKEKVVSLKMANRKWYLGSSKSKKGFLGVDCKVIYSDPFGPFTKSGSIRFEITGIFPGSPADNVNLQRGDIIYKFNNKKIESSDDFKTLVANTKVGEGVVVNILREGKKVDIYVKIGRKPE, encoded by the coding sequence ATGAAATCGATGAGGATATTTGCCCTTCTTGGCATTATTTCTATCTTGGTTCTATCCCCAGTGTACGTTGCCTCCAAGACGAAGACCGTCAGCGGAATAATCACCTCGGTTGAGGCCGGGTCTGGAAGCGTGGGAACGACGATTAAGATAAACATCGGCTCCAATAAGAAAATTAAAGAAGGCGACCTGGGATGGGTGACAAAGGGTGATGAAGCTATAGCTTATATCAAGATCATTTCAATTCATGGCAATTCGGCTGTTGCAGTTGTGACCGTTCATCAACATATTGAGAAGATAACATCAGGATTGTCGGTCCATTTTAAAGTTGATATCCACGATCCAAAGCCGAAACCTAAACCTGATACAAAAGCTGAACTCATTACTAAACTTGGTTTCACAGTGGAGAATGTAACAGACAGTATAGCAAAATATCTGGGGCTTCCAGATACTAATGGTGTTATCATAACTCATGTAAAGAGTGGAAGTATTGGTTCAAGATTAGGATTAAAGAAAGGTTTTATTATACAAAAGTTAAATGATAGCAAAATAAGAAACACAGCTGATCTTAAACAAGCAATAAAAAAGGTTGAAAAAACTGGTAACTATAGATTCTCAATATGGCATGACGGGCATTCTGTCACTTTTGTTTATAATGACCTAGAAAAAGTAAAAAAGGATTTAGATGATGAAGGTTATATAGGAGTTGTTGTTCAAAAGATAAATACAGAAATAGCAATGTCGTTAAAAATGGAGAATCCAAGAGGTGTGTTAATAAGCGGAATTGAACCTGGGAGTCCTGCGGATAATGTAGATTTAATAGAATGTGATGTGATAATTAAATACAATGACATAGAAGTAAACGAGCCTTCAGATCTTGTAAGACTTGCATCGAACTCAAAAATTGGAGAAAGAGTTTATATAACAATAATAAGACATGGAAAAGAAAAAGTTGTTTCCTTAAAAATGGCGAATAGAAAATGGTATCTTGGTTCATCTAAAAGTAAAAAAGGTTTTCTTGGAGTGGATTGTAAAGTGATTTATTCTGATCCTTTTGGTCCTTTTACTAAATCTGGTTCAATTAGGTTTGAAATCACAGGGATATTTCCTGGGAGTCCTGCAGATAATGTAAACCTTCAGAGAGGTGATATTATTTATAAATTCAATAATAAAAAGATTGAAAGCAGTGATGATTTCAAAACATTGGTTGCTAATACAAAAGTTGGCGAGGGAGTGGTGGTCAATATTTTAAGAGAGGGTAAAAAGGTAGACATATACGTGAAGATCGGGAGAAAACCTGAATAG
- a CDS encoding WG repeat-containing protein, with protein MKGKKYSYVLVSLLVFAFLISLSTFLMAKTETKSGTIISVISGDGSKGTVIKIDLGYSDKLKEKQLGWVTKDGDAIAYIEIVSLESHKAVALVTTHENVEKVTTGLLVSFKVEVSETKPEPRPERKPVKKYPVQPEFVITPQFDDAGSFNEGLAQVKIGDKYGYIDKTGKIVINPQFDGVWDFSEGLASVKIGGKWGYIDKTGKYIVNPQFDYADVFSEGLALVKIGGKWGYIDKTGKYVIKPQFDRANPFSEGLARVEIGGKYGFIDKTGKTIINPQFDQIYDFKEGMANMKIRGLKSGFIDKTGKYVISPQFNSVRFFSEGLAMVVVEGKRGFIDKSGKIVINLQFDDADCYSEGLACVKIGGKWGYIDKTGKIVITPQFDRSGSFREGLAIVRIGEKRVYIDKTGKYIINLQFDGYGHFSEGLAQVKIGDKWGYIKNPLK; from the coding sequence ATGAAAGGAAAAAAATATTCATATGTACTGGTCTCTTTGCTGGTTTTTGCTTTCTTGATATCGCTTTCCACATTTTTGATGGCAAAGACGGAGACAAAGAGCGGGACAATTATTTCTGTAATAAGCGGGGATGGTAGCAAGGGAACGGTTATAAAGATAGACCTTGGGTACAGTGATAAGCTCAAAGAGAAGCAGCTGGGCTGGGTCACAAAAGACGGCGACGCGATTGCGTATATTGAGATCGTATCTCTCGAAAGCCATAAGGCCGTTGCTCTTGTAACGACCCACGAGAACGTTGAGAAAGTAACAACTGGGTTGTTGGTAAGCTTCAAGGTGGAAGTGTCCGAGACAAAGCCGGAGCCGAGGCCGGAGCGAAAACCGGTGAAGAAATATCCCGTACAACCGGAATTTGTCATCACCCCGCAGTTTGATGATGCTGGGAGTTTCAACGAGGGCCTGGCTCAGGTGAAAATCGGTGATAAGTATGGCTACATCGATAAGACCGGGAAGATAGTAATCAACCCGCAGTTTGATGGTGTCTGGGATTTCAGCGAGGGCCTGGCTAGTGTGAAAATCGGTGGTAAGTGGGGCTATATAGATAAGACAGGAAAGTATATCGTCAACCCGCAATTTGATTATGCCGATGTTTTCAGTGAGGGGCTGGCTTTGGTGAAAATCGGCGGCAAGTGGGGCTATATAGATAAGACCGGGAAATACGTCATCAAACCTCAGTTTGATCGTGCCAACCCTTTCAGCGAGGGACTGGCTCGTGTGGAAATCGGCGGCAAGTACGGCTTCATAGACAAGACCGGGAAGACAATCATCAACCCACAGTTTGACCAAATCTATGATTTCAAAGAGGGCATGGCTAATATGAAAATAAGAGGTCTAAAGTCAGGCTTTATCGACAAGACCGGGAAATATGTAATCAGCCCTCAGTTTAATTCTGTTCGTTTTTTCAGCGAGGGGCTGGCGATGGTCGTTGTCGAAGGGAAGCGGGGCTTCATAGACAAGAGCGGGAAGATAGTCATCAACCTGCAGTTTGATGATGCAGATTGTTACAGCGAGGGCCTGGCTTGTGTGAAAATCGGCGGCAAGTGGGGCTATATAGATAAGACCGGAAAAATTGTCATCACCCCGCAGTTTGATAGATCCGGGTCTTTCAGAGAGGGGCTAGCTATAGTGAGAATCGGTGAAAAAAGAGTCTACATCGACAAGACCGGAAAGTATATTATCAATTTGCAGTTTGATGGTTACGGGCATTTCAGCGAAGGACTGGCTCAGGTGAAAATCGGTGATAAATGGGGCTACATAAAAAATCCGCTGAAATAA
- a CDS encoding restriction endonuclease subunit S: protein MKRYPAYKDSGIEWLGEIPEHWEKKRLKYLCQFKNGFAFNSDSYVDEGIAIIRIGDIKRDIDLSQTKKVPKSFFKSHSEFKIEYGDILLALTGATIGKTAVFNLTEDALLNQRVAIVRPQEVTTKAFLKYVIDSHFFKRHIDYECGGGAQDNIGKPEVCDYPLTLPSLPEQTSIADFLDRKTLQIDNLIDKKRRLIELLKEYRTAVITHAVTKGLNPSAKMKDSGIEWIGEIPEGWGVKRMRFAVQLNPSKQEIAHFPKDTEVSFLPMEMIGEEGELYLEDFRLLDEVWEGYTYFGDGDVLIAKITPCFENGKGALARELKNGIGFGTTELHVLRTSEYVDSKFIFYLTRQDSFRKIGEAFMTGAAGQKRIPENFIKNLLIMLPNQNEQNEISRYLDNKTKEIYNLIEQHQKSIEMLNEYKTSIISDVVTGKFDVRQ from the coding sequence ATGAAGCGTTATCCGGCGTATAAGGATAGTGGTATCGAGTGGTTGGGGGAGATACCAGAACATTGGGAAAAGAAACGACTAAAATATCTTTGCCAATTCAAAAATGGATTCGCATTTAACTCGGATTCATACGTAGATGAAGGAATTGCAATTATAAGGATTGGGGATATAAAAAGGGATATAGACTTATCCCAAACAAAAAAGGTGCCCAAGAGCTTTTTCAAGAGCCATTCCGAATTCAAAATTGAGTATGGTGATATACTACTTGCTTTAACAGGTGCGACAATCGGTAAGACTGCAGTATTTAATTTGACTGAAGATGCATTATTAAATCAGCGTGTTGCTATTGTTCGTCCCCAAGAAGTGACAACTAAAGCTTTCTTAAAGTATGTTATTGATTCCCACTTTTTTAAGAGGCATATAGACTATGAATGTGGAGGTGGAGCACAAGATAATATAGGTAAACCAGAAGTTTGCGACTATCCTTTGACACTCCCCTCTTTACCAGAACAAACCTCCATCGCCGATTTTCTCGACCGAAAAACCCTGCAGATAGACAACCTGATCGATAAGAAGCGGAGGCTAATAGAGCTTCTGAAGGAATACCGCACCGCCGTCATCACCCATGCGGTCACAAAAGGCCTCAATCCCAGCGCCAAGATGAAGGATTCCGGCATCGAGTGGATTGGCGAGATACCGGAGGGTTGGGGAGTGAAGCGAATGCGATTTGCTGTACAATTAAATCCAAGTAAACAAGAAATTGCCCATTTTCCAAAAGATACTGAAGTGTCATTTTTGCCAATGGAAATGATTGGTGAAGAAGGAGAGCTTTATTTAGAAGATTTTCGACTATTAGATGAAGTATGGGAAGGCTATACTTATTTCGGCGATGGTGATGTATTAATTGCAAAAATAACTCCTTGTTTTGAAAATGGTAAGGGTGCTCTGGCAAGAGAACTTAAAAATGGTATCGGTTTTGGCACAACTGAGCTACATGTTCTTAGAACTTCTGAATATGTTGATTCTAAGTTTATATTTTACCTCACCAGACAAGATTCTTTTCGTAAAATAGGTGAAGCATTCATGACAGGTGCTGCAGGTCAAAAACGTATACCAGAAAACTTTATAAAGAATTTGTTAATTATGCTGCCAAATCAAAATGAACAAAATGAGATTTCAAGATATTTGGATAATAAAACAAAAGAAATTTACAATCTCATCGAGCAACATCAAAAATCAATAGAAATGCTCAATGAATATAAAACATCCATTATCTCAGATGTTGTCACGGGCAAATTTGATGTGAGGCAGTGA
- a CDS encoding VWA domain-containing protein encodes MTLSQLNLKDYPTITAYLSITDPDDRPINLIDIKDLTVTEEEKPVGDLKIIEADPVTDPLSVVLAIDISGSMAGKPLEKAKNAAEAFVNLLEVGDKAAIVTFDQDVYQDMPLTDDKTALVNTIRGLKYKGDTALYQAIIDSADVLKDAPDGRRIVIILTDGRNDKANSTSTKEDSVSAAGVGRAVVITVGLGNEINADVLKYIAEETGGRFFFAPKPEDLKEIYELISDQIHAQYRLSFTSPFPERPDRVVLFHTIDVGLRYGGEKISGTREFLASTNPPPNTGILLDYQKKNVAESEWQAILYTLIAIAFVLLVVILLVLILKAVKARK; translated from the coding sequence GTGACCTTATCCCAGCTCAACCTCAAAGACTATCCCACCATCACTGCTTACCTCTCGATTACCGATCCCGATGACAGGCCGATTAACCTCATTGATATAAAAGACCTCACGGTTACCGAAGAGGAGAAACCCGTAGGAGACCTCAAGATAATCGAGGCCGATCCTGTGACTGACCCACTTTCGGTGGTTCTGGCTATCGATATCTCCGGGAGTATGGCGGGCAAACCACTGGAAAAGGCAAAGAACGCCGCAGAGGCCTTCGTAAATCTACTTGAGGTGGGGGACAAAGCCGCCATCGTCACATTTGATCAGGATGTTTATCAAGATATGCCCCTCACGGATGATAAAACTGCATTGGTCAATACAATCCGTGGCCTCAAATACAAGGGAGATACCGCATTGTATCAGGCAATCATCGATTCGGCCGATGTATTAAAGGATGCACCCGATGGAAGGCGAATCGTGATTATCCTGACCGATGGGAGAAACGATAAGGCCAACAGCACCTCCACCAAGGAAGATTCGGTCAGTGCGGCGGGTGTGGGCAGGGCAGTTGTCATTACCGTGGGTCTGGGAAACGAGATAAACGCCGATGTGCTAAAATATATTGCCGAGGAGACGGGCGGGAGATTTTTCTTTGCCCCGAAGCCGGAAGACCTAAAGGAGATATATGAGCTTATCTCCGACCAGATACACGCCCAGTACCGCCTATCTTTTACATCCCCCTTTCCCGAGCGCCCCGATCGGGTTGTCCTTTTTCACACCATCGATGTGGGCCTTCGTTACGGTGGCGAGAAGATCAGTGGAACAAGAGAATTTTTGGCCTCCACCAACCCCCCACCCAATACCGGGATACTTCTCGATTATCAGAAGAAAAATGTGGCGGAATCTGAATGGCAGGCTATCTTATACACGTTGATTGCTATCGCCTTTGTGTTGCTGGTGGTGATATTGTTGGTTTTGATACTAAAGGCGGTGAAGGCAAGGAAGTAG
- a CDS encoding type I restriction endonuclease subunit R, producing the protein MTPQSYLEKDFEEHIEEHLLSTGYLKRLSEEYDRSLCLITDEVLDFVKSTQPKEYEKLERQYGADTPAKLCRRLSDEITSRGTLAVLRKGFKDRGASFRMAYFKPSSGMNPEHRRLYEQNRFSIVRQLAYSKRNEKTIDVVIFLNGIPIITAELKNSLTAQFVENAIKQYKTDRDPKEPLLQFKRCLVHFAVGNEKVFMTTRLQGDGTRFLPFNKGTENPVNPNGHKTAYLWEDILQPDTLLELLKSYLHIQKITEKKFDKQKGLFEKEYETLIFPRYHQLDAVRTLLTAVRQQGVGHNYLIQHSAGSGKSNSIAWLAHKLASFYRKETDKERMFDSIIVVTDRKILDRQLQNTIKQFEQTTGVVNPIDINSAQLRDALGLGKDIIITTLQKFPVISESTDKLAGHKFAVILDEAHSSQSGESAKHLKKTLSVNLEQAEEEDRDDFDPEDEINNIIEEIRARGKQPHISFFAFTATPKNKTLELFGQKLEDGSFVATHIYSMRQAIEEVFILNILENYTTYKRYFKLVKTVETDKEYETKKAKRLLVSYVDLQPHTFETKTRIMLDHFLEKTERAIQGRGRAMVVTRSRLHAVKYFLMFKKVMEEMNLPYKPLVAFSGTVKDPDSPEEYTETSLNRLPPRVAIQDAYKTPEYRILIVAEKFQTGFDEPLLHTMYVDKKLSGLQAVQTLSRLNRTLRGKSETFILDFVNEAEEIRDAFQPYYQTTFLEEEIDPNKLHNLEDELEQFGIFTKEHIEEFAKIFFNPKEPPERMQPILDRVVEVWRERTEEEREDFRSILQRFVRLYGFISQIIIFQNIEWEKLYVFGKNLNRKLPKRKPIYPDEIRDAVDLDSFRIQKTFNGSPKPEEKDGVVTWSNGKVKHEKGEKDLLSLIIKTLNETYGVDLTDEDKVDLERIQEKLNGDEGLQAVLSGNNTKENKKYKFDKVFDDLLLEFVNTKIDLYKKMNDPKVNAMLKRKLFEGMIGEAARE; encoded by the coding sequence ATGACACCGCAATCATATCTTGAGAAGGACTTTGAAGAGCATATCGAAGAACACCTCCTCTCCACCGGATACCTCAAACGGCTGTCCGAAGAATACGACAGATCGTTGTGTCTCATTACCGATGAGGTGCTGGACTTCGTTAAATCCACCCAGCCAAAGGAATACGAGAAGCTCGAAAGGCAGTACGGGGCGGACACTCCCGCAAAACTCTGCAGGCGTCTTTCTGACGAAATCACGAGCAGGGGAACGCTTGCAGTATTGCGTAAGGGTTTCAAGGACAGGGGAGCGAGCTTCCGCATGGCATACTTCAAGCCGTCGAGCGGGATGAATCCGGAGCATCGGAGGCTCTATGAACAGAACAGGTTCTCAATCGTCAGACAGCTTGCCTATAGCAAGAGAAACGAGAAGACGATTGATGTCGTTATATTCCTCAACGGCATCCCCATCATCACGGCGGAACTGAAGAACTCGCTCACCGCCCAATTCGTTGAAAACGCCATTAAACAGTACAAGACAGACCGTGATCCGAAGGAACCCTTGCTCCAGTTTAAGCGGTGCCTGGTACACTTTGCCGTTGGCAACGAAAAGGTCTTCATGACCACACGGTTGCAGGGAGACGGCACAAGGTTTCTGCCCTTCAACAAGGGAACTGAAAATCCGGTCAATCCCAACGGCCACAAGACGGCCTACCTGTGGGAAGACATACTCCAGCCGGATACGCTGCTTGAGCTATTGAAGAGCTACCTCCACATTCAGAAGATAACCGAGAAGAAGTTTGATAAGCAAAAGGGATTATTTGAGAAGGAATACGAAACCCTTATCTTTCCGAGATATCACCAGTTGGATGCCGTCAGGACGCTTCTGACTGCCGTCCGACAGCAGGGTGTTGGCCATAACTATCTGATTCAGCACTCGGCGGGGTCGGGTAAATCAAACTCTATTGCATGGCTCGCCCACAAGCTTGCTAGTTTCTATAGGAAAGAAACGGACAAGGAAAGGATGTTCGATTCAATCATCGTTGTTACCGACCGGAAGATTCTCGACAGGCAGCTCCAGAACACCATCAAGCAGTTTGAGCAAACGACAGGGGTAGTCAATCCGATAGACATAAACTCCGCTCAGTTGAGGGACGCCCTTGGATTAGGCAAGGACATCATCATCACCACGCTCCAGAAATTTCCAGTCATTTCAGAAAGTACGGATAAACTAGCTGGTCATAAGTTCGCCGTGATCCTCGACGAGGCTCATTCGAGCCAGTCGGGAGAGTCGGCGAAGCACCTGAAGAAGACTCTTTCCGTTAACCTCGAACAGGCGGAAGAAGAGGACAGGGATGACTTTGACCCTGAAGACGAGATTAATAATATTATCGAAGAAATTCGAGCAAGGGGTAAACAGCCACATATTTCTTTCTTTGCCTTTACCGCAACCCCAAAGAATAAAACGCTTGAGCTTTTCGGGCAAAAACTCGAAGACGGCAGTTTCGTGGCAACCCATATCTATTCCATGAGGCAGGCGATTGAAGAGGTATTTATACTCAATATTCTTGAGAACTACACGACATATAAAAGGTATTTCAAGCTGGTGAAGACGGTGGAAACCGACAAAGAGTATGAGACAAAGAAGGCAAAACGTCTTTTAGTCTCCTATGTAGACTTGCAACCTCATACTTTTGAGACCAAGACTCGGATAATGTTGGATCACTTCCTTGAAAAAACCGAAAGAGCCATTCAGGGTCGCGGAAGGGCTATGGTGGTGACTCGGTCAAGGCTCCATGCGGTAAAATACTTCTTGATGTTCAAGAAAGTAATGGAGGAAATGAACCTTCCCTACAAACCGCTGGTAGCCTTTTCTGGAACCGTTAAAGACCCCGACTCACCGGAAGAATACACCGAGACGAGCCTTAACAGGCTTCCACCGAGGGTGGCAATTCAGGATGCTTATAAGACACCCGAATACCGAATACTGATTGTCGCCGAGAAGTTCCAGACCGGATTTGATGAGCCTTTACTCCACACCATGTATGTAGACAAGAAGTTGAGTGGGCTTCAGGCGGTGCAGACGTTGAGCAGGCTCAACCGGACGTTGAGGGGTAAGTCTGAGACCTTCATCCTTGACTTCGTGAACGAGGCGGAAGAGATTCGGGATGCGTTCCAACCCTATTACCAGACGACTTTCCTTGAGGAAGAAATCGATCCCAATAAGCTCCACAACCTTGAAGATGAGTTGGAGCAATTCGGGATATTCACCAAAGAACATATTGAGGAATTTGCCAAGATATTCTTCAATCCAAAGGAGCCACCCGAAAGGATGCAACCGATTCTTGATAGGGTGGTGGAAGTATGGAGAGAGCGAACTGAAGAAGAGCGGGAGGACTTCCGGTCAATCCTGCAGAGGTTTGTCCGCCTGTATGGATTTATCTCACAAATTATCATCTTCCAGAACATCGAATGGGAGAAATTATACGTATTCGGGAAAAACCTCAACAGGAAACTGCCGAAGAGAAAGCCGATTTACCCAGACGAGATTCGGGATGCGGTTGATTTAGACTCCTTTAGAATACAGAAGACATTCAATGGAAGTCCGAAACCTGAAGAAAAGGATGGAGTAGTAACATGGAGTAACGGAAAGGTAAAGCATGAGAAAGGTGAAAAAGACCTCCTATCTTTAATAATTAAAACTCTCAACGAAACCTATGGAGTCGATCTAACCGATGAGGATAAAGTTGACCTAGAACGCATTCAAGAGAAACTCAATGGAGATGAGGGGCTTCAAGCGGTTTTGAGCGGAAACAATACCAAAGAGAACAAGAAATACAAGTTTGACAAGGTGTTCGATGATTTGCTTCTAGAATTTGTGAACACCAAGATTGACCTCTATAAGAAGATGAACGACCCGAAGGTCAATGCGATGTTGAAGAGGAAACTTTTTGAGGGGATGATAGGGGAAGCTGCAAGAGAATAA
- a CDS encoding WG repeat-containing protein yields MPICGNCDYKNPKDAEFCKKCGARLKGDEDPFVGTIIEKRYEVLEKIAEGGMGTIYKAHDKRLDITVALKILHPELARNKKFLSRFENEAKTVAKLRHENIVLVNDTGPVRDTYFISMDYVDGDDLVEIINDRGLLSIDEAFSIASQVAEGLAYAHSKGILHRDIKPANIIIDRSGKAVITDFGISKALGEKGQTTTGTSIGTPEYMSLEQIKGKKLDGRTDIYSLGVVLYEMLTGKSPFRSDTGVSAIAKILSEEAEPIESLRPDIPGWALGLLERVMEKDREKRIETADEFITVIKKESEKETKTSEPKPRKADKSKAPTAPDLIKKKRKDKVQELKLKLKTQKHAFPRNRKLVIAALSILIVIGISIALFPLVHTCSSMKSVDDYDELKSGLYRVMIKDKWGYADDKKVMVGEGFFHIIIEPRFDEAGDFIDGIAVVKMGDKYGYIDRRGYFIADPRFDKAENFSEGLAEVMIGDKYGYIDKTGKYVAEPKFDFIGDFIDGIARVKINNKYGYIDKTGKCIAETKFDFIGDFIDGIAKVKINDKYGYIDKTGKYIAEPRFDFIGDFINGIARVKINDKYGYIDKTWKYIVIPRFDKASDFEGGRAKVESGGKWWYIDQTGELIKGECHSTESSALGYLSGPGDSCKFRVPVSRKENKQSPIRFTCENKSEDFWIRFIHSGGKETKYSLKKYTSFSAWDSSGYVNILIYSNSGSGDWKCNW; encoded by the coding sequence ATGCCTATTTGCGGTAATTGTGATTACAAAAATCCAAAAGATGCTGAATTCTGTAAGAAATGCGGGGCGAGGTTAAAAGGAGACGAAGATCCTTTTGTTGGGACGATCATTGAAAAACGATACGAGGTGCTCGAGAAGATAGCTGAAGGTGGGATGGGAACGATCTACAAAGCTCATGACAAAAGGCTTGATATAACCGTTGCTCTGAAAATACTTCATCCGGAGCTCGCTCGCAACAAGAAATTTCTTTCCCGCTTTGAGAACGAGGCGAAGACCGTCGCAAAACTGAGACACGAAAATATTGTCTTGGTAAACGATACCGGCCCTGTCAGGGATACCTATTTCATCTCGATGGATTATGTTGATGGAGATGACCTCGTGGAGATCATCAATGACAGGGGGCTGTTGTCTATTGATGAGGCCTTCTCCATCGCCTCGCAGGTGGCCGAAGGGCTGGCCTATGCCCATTCCAAGGGAATCCTTCATAGAGATATCAAGCCTGCCAATATCATCATAGACAGGTCAGGAAAGGCGGTGATTACAGATTTTGGGATATCCAAAGCATTGGGTGAAAAGGGTCAGACAACTACCGGGACATCTATCGGCACACCGGAATATATGAGTTTAGAACAAATCAAGGGGAAGAAGCTCGATGGGAGGACGGATATCTATTCGTTGGGAGTTGTGCTTTATGAGATGCTGACTGGGAAATCTCCATTTCGCTCAGATACAGGAGTGTCCGCCATCGCCAAGATACTGAGTGAAGAAGCGGAGCCAATAGAGAGTCTGCGTCCCGATATTCCAGGCTGGGCTCTAGGGCTGCTCGAAAGGGTGATGGAAAAGGATCGGGAAAAGAGAATCGAGACAGCAGATGAATTTATTACTGTAATAAAGAAAGAATCTGAAAAAGAGACCAAAACCTCCGAACCAAAACCAAGAAAAGCTGATAAAAGCAAAGCTCCTACAGCCCCGGACCTAATTAAGAAGAAGAGGAAGGATAAAGTACAAGAATTGAAACTAAAGCTAAAAACCCAAAAGCATGCCTTCCCACGTAATAGAAAACTTGTTATTGCAGCGCTGTCAATTCTCATTGTTATTGGTATATCAATAGCCTTATTTCCCTTGGTGCATACATGTTCAAGTATGAAGAGTGTAGATGATTACGATGAATTAAAATCAGGCCTTTACAGAGTGATGATTAAAGATAAATGGGGTTATGCCGATGATAAAAAGGTGATGGTAGGTGAAGGATTCTTCCATATAATTATTGAGCCTCGATTTGATGAAGCTGGTGATTTCATCGATGGTATTGCAGTGGTGAAGATGGGAGATAAGTATGGCTATATAGATAGAAGGGGATATTTCATCGCAGATCCTCGTTTTGATAAAGCTGAAAATTTCAGCGAAGGATTAGCCGAAGTAATGATCGGTGATAAATATGGCTACATTGATAAAACGGGAAAATATGTAGCTGAACCTAAGTTTGATTTTATTGGTGATTTCATCGACGGTATTGCAAGAGTCAAGATTAATAATAAATATGGCTATATTGATAAAACAGGAAAATGTATAGCTGAAACTAAGTTTGATTTTATTGGTGATTTCATCGACGGTATTGCAAAAGTCAAGATTAATGATAAGTATGGCTATATTGATAAAACAGGAAAATATATAGCTGAACCTAGGTTTGATTTTATTGGTGATTTCATCAATGGCATTGCACGAGTAAAGATCAATGATAAATATGGCTATATTGACAAAACATGGAAATATATCGTAATCCCACGATTTGATAAAGCAAGTGATTTCGAGGGTGGTAGGGCGAAAGTGGAATCAGGGGGGAAATGGTGGTATATAGACCAAACTGGAGAACTAATCAAGGGAGAATGCCATTCAACGGAATCATCTGCATTGGGGTATCTGTCAGGCCCCGGAGATTCATGCAAATTTAGGGTACCTGTGTCGCGGAAAGAGAACAAACAATCCCCAATTAGATTTACTTGTGAAAACAAATCAGAAGATTTTTGGATTAGATTTATACATTCCGGCGGCAAGGAAACGAAATATTCTTTGAAAAAGTATACATCATTCTCGGCATGGGATTCAAGTGGTTACGTAAATATATTAATCTATTCAAATTCAGGTTCCGGAGATTGGAAATGCAATTGGTAA